The Brassica oleracea var. oleracea cultivar TO1000 chromosome C6, BOL, whole genome shotgun sequence genome includes a region encoding these proteins:
- the LOC106300298 gene encoding conserved oligomeric Golgi complex subunit 5-like isoform X1, whose translation MYLYRSDSVQIQVFQFCVGNDHLQIEQRSATRRKRNQNDSREMMALPPPSLQRLSTFKNPPPSSQPSSSSSPLDSFANDPTLAPFLSPSFSSSSFSSAALASGSPASTAERLHQAIRLLDSQLRSDVVSRHPELLSQLSSLSHAEISLSSLRSSVSSLQSSIRRIRSDLSDPVRSIRSKSVQLSNLHSAAELLSHSVRALRLSKKLRDLTDGSDPEKIDLTKSAQLHFEILAMCKEYDLFGIDVVDEEIEFVKEIGERLRSEAMKVLERGVEGLNQAEVGTGLQVFYNLGELKGTVDQLVNKYRGVAVKSVSVAMDMKAVSSGFGPGGIRSSGALHIGGGGKVREALWQRMGSCMDQLYSLVVAVWHLQRVLSKKRDPFTHVLLLDEVIKEGDSMLTDRVWDALVKAFTSQMKSAFTASSFVKEIFTMGYPKLVSMIENLLERISRDTDVKGVLPAVDSERKEQMVSCIAIFQTAFLSLCFGRLSDLVNSIFPMSSRGNLPSKEQISQVLSHIQDEIEAVHPDGRLTLLVLREIGKALSNLAQRAECQISTGPETRQITGPATSTQIRNFTLSQHLQGIHTYISSMVADLPSIAADVLSPHLGAIYAAACEPVTPLFKAMRDQLESCILQIHDQNFGVDDAAALDNNSSPYMEELQRSILHFRKEFLSRLLPSAATANAAGTESICTRLARQMASRVLIFYIRHASLVRPLSEWGKLRMARDMAELELAVGQNLFPVEQLGAPYRALRAFRPLVFLETSEMGSSPLIQDLPPSIVLHHLYTRGPDELESPMQKNRLSPKQYSLWLDSQKEDQIWKGVKATLDDYAVKIRSRGEKEFSPVYPLMLQIGSSLTQDNV comes from the exons ATGTATTTATATAGATCGGATTCGGTACAAATTCAGGTTTTTCAATTTTGCGTCGGCAATGATCATCTACAAATAGAACAAAGAAGCGCGACTCGTAGAAAGAGAAATCAAAACGATTCGAGAGAGATGATGGCACTCCCTCCTCCTTCTCTACAGCGTCTCTCCACCTTCAAAAACCCTCCCCCTTCTTCACAACCATCCTCCTCCTCCTCACCTCTAGACTCCTTCGCCAACGACCCCACCCTCGCCCCATTCCTCTCCCCTTCCTTCTCCTCCTCCTCCTTCTCCTCCGCCGCCCTCGCCTCCGGATCCCCCGCCTCCACCGCCGAGCGTCTCCACCAAGCCATCCGCCTCCTCGACTCCCAGCTCCGCAGCGACGTCGTCTCCCGCCACCCCGAGCTCCTCTCCCAGCTCTCCTCCCTCTCCCACGCCGAGATCTCCCTCTCCTCCCTCCGCTCCTCCGTCTCCTCCCTCCAATCCTCCATCCGCCGCATCCGATCCGATCTCTCCGACCCCGTGCGATCCATCCGATCCAAATCCGTCCAGCTCTCGAACCTCCACTCCGCCGCCGAGCTCCTCTCTCACTCCGTCCGCGCCCTGCGCCTCTCCAAGAAGCTCCGCGATCTAACCGACGGATCGGATCCGGAGAAGATCGATCTCACGAAATCCGCGCAGCTCCATTTCGAGATCCTGGCGATGTGTAAGGAGTACGATCTCTTCGGGATCGACGTCGTCGACGAGGAGATCGAGTTCGTCAAGGAGATCGGGGAGAGGCTGAGGTCCGAGGCGATGAAGGTGTTGGAGAGAGGTGTGGAAGGGCTTAATCAAGCTGAGGTTGGGACTGGGTTGCAGGTTTTCTATAACCTTGGGGAGCTGAAGGGAACAGTGGATCAGTTGGTTAACAAGTACAGGGGCGTGGCTGTGAAGAGTGTGAGCGTTGCGATGGATATGAAGGCGGTTTCGTCTGGGTTTGGGCCTGGTGGGATTAGGTCTAGCGGAGCGCTGCACATTGGTGGCGGAGGTAAGGTTAGGGAGGCGTTGTGGCAGAGGATGGGGAGCTGTATGGATCAGTTGTATTCGCTTGTGGTTGCTGTGTGGCACTTGCAGCGTGTTTTGTCTAAGAAGAGGGATCCGTTTACTCATGTCCTTCTTCTTGACGAAGTCATCAAG GAAGGTGATTCCATGTTAACAGACAGAGTCTGGGATGCACTTGTGAAGGCGTTTACTAGCCAAATGAAGTCTGCATTCACAGCTTCGAGCTTCGTTAAAGAGATATTCACCATGGGATATCCGAAGCTTGTGTCCATGATAGAAAATCTTCTCGAAAGGATCTCTCGTGACACCGATGTGAAAGGAGTGTTACCTGCGGTTGATTCAGAAAGGAAAGAACAAATGGTTTCGTGCATTGCAATATTCCAGACTGCGTTCTTATCCCTATGCTTCGGACGGTTGTCAGATCTCGTGAACTCTATATTCCCTATGTCGAGCCGGGGGAACTTGCCTTCCAAAGAACAGATCTCGCAGGTGTTATCACACATTCAAGACGAGATTGAGGCTGTTCATCCAGATGGTCGTTTGACTCTTTTGGTTTTGCGTGAGATAGGCAAGGCCCTTAGTAACCTAGCTCAACGAGCTGAGTGTCAGATTTCTACAGGTCCTGAGACGCGCCAGATCACAGGTCCTGCAACTTCAACACAGATCAGGAACTTCACATTATCTCAGCATTTGCAAGGAATCCACACGTATATCTCATCCATGGTAGCTGACCTTCCCAGTATCGCCGCTGATGTATTGTCTCCTCATCTGGGCGCGATATACGCCGCGGCATGCGAGCCAGTGACGCCTTTGTTTAAAGCAATGCGAGACCAGCTCGAGTCATGCATACTTCAAATTCATGACCAAAACTTTGGCGTTGATGATGCTGCTGCCTTGGACAACAACTCTTCCCCGTACATGGAAGAGTTGCAGAGATCGATCCTCCACTTCCGCAAGGAGTTCCTATCTAGACTCTTGCCTTCCGCAGCAACGGCTAACGCTGCAGGGACGGAATCGATCTGCACTAGACTTGCAAGACAAATGGCTTCAAGGGTTTTGATCTTCTACATCAGGCATGCTTCCCTCGTGAGGCCACTATCAGAATGGGGAAAGCTCAGGATGGCTAGAGACATGGCCGAGCTGGAGCTCGCGGTGGGGCAGAATCTGTTCCCAGTGGAGCAACTCGGTGCACCGTACAGAGCTCTTAGAGCATTTAGGCCATTGGTTTTCTTGGAAACATCTGAAATGGGATCGTCTCCTCTCATCCAGGATCTACCGCCGAGCATCGTCCTGCATCATCTCTACACGAGAGGCCCGGACGAGCTGGAGTCACCGATGCAGAAGAACAGGCTGAGTCCGAAGCAGTACTCACTGTGGCTTGATAGCCAAAAGGAGGATCAGATCTGGAAAGGAGTTAAAGCGACATTGGATGATTATGCAGTGAAGATCAGGTCGAGAGGAGAGAAAGAGTTCAGTCCTGTTTATCCTCTAATGCTTCAAATTGGATCATCTTTGACACAAGATAACGTATAA
- the LOC106297064 gene encoding uncharacterized protein LOC106297064 isoform X1, with amino-acid sequence MMVQCTLKKTCSSCCLLVDHSSGPEVSQKLTTYRTRYLPSSGLFQYDLKMEKVHQMVKDERIMKIEIPGDGSSTPEVCSGGLTRQTSITKTNCLCSPTTHPGSFRCRMHRSLSLQRTKSIEAAALQDAPAKPSDSLRATK; translated from the exons ATGATGGTGCAATGTACGTTGAAGAAGACTTGCTCGAGCTGTTGTTTACTTGTCGACCACTCTTCTGGTCCTGAGGTTTCGCAGAAGCTAACAACTTACAGAACTCGCTATCTTCCATCTTCAGGATTGTTTCAATATGATCTG AAAATGGAGAAGGTTCACCAAATGGTAAAGGACGAAAGGATCATGAAGATTGAGATTCCTGGCGATGGCAGTTCCACGCCCGAAGTGTGCTCGGGTGGGCTGACTCGTCAAACGAGCATCACCAAGACAAACTGCCTTTGCTCACCAACCACTCATCCCGGTTCTTTTCGATGTCGAATGCACCGGTCTCTTTCGCTACAACGTACCAAGAGTATTGAGGCTGCGGCTCTACAGGACGCTCCGGCTAAGCCATCAGATTCCCTTAGAGCCACTAAGTAG
- the LOC106300324 gene encoding BTB/POZ domain-containing protein At1g67900, protein MKFMKLGSRPDTFYTSEDLRCVSSEVSSDYTIEVSGSRYHLHKFPLLSKCLRLQRMCSESPESNQLPDFPGGVEAFELCAKYCYGMTITISAYNIVAARCAAEYLQMSEEVEKGNLVYKLEVFLNTCILNGWRDSIVTLHTTKAFPLWSEDLAITSRCIEAIASKVLSHPSKVSLSHSHSRRVRDDDTCSNRAAAASRGWWAEDIAELGIDLYWRTMIAIKSGGKVPSSLIGDALRVYASKWLPSLQRNRKQVGKKEDSDSDSETDVSSKHRLLLESIISLLPAEKAAVSCSFLLKLLKAANILNASSSSKMELARRVALQLEEATVSDLLIPPTSYKSEMLYDVDVVATILEQFMILGQTSPPTSPLRGKKGMMDRRQRSRSAENIDLEFQESRRSSSASHSSKLKVAKLVDGYLQQIARDVSLPLSKFVSLAESVPEFSRLDHDDLYRAIDIYLKAHKNLNKSERKRICRVLDCKKLSMEACMHAAQNEMLPLRVVVQVLFYEQARAAAATNKGEVKMTELPSNIKALLAAHNIDPSNPSAAAFSTTTSMAGPEDQWSVSGLKSPKSKLSGTLRSKLAEDEEIDERFMNQGGGRTPSRFKAFCAIPGRPKKMFSKFLPINRNSNDKN, encoded by the exons ATGAAGTTTATGAAACTGGGATCTCGGCCTGACACTTTCTACACTTCAGAAGATTTAAG ATGTGTTTCTTCTGAAGTTTCTAGTGATTATACAATTGAAGTTTCCGGAAGTAGATACCATCTTCACAAG TTTCCACTGCTTTCAAAGTGTTTGAGGCTTCAAAGAATGTGCTCTGAGTCACCAGAATCAAACCAACTTCCAGACTTCCCAGGAGGAGTTGAAGCCTTTGAGCTATGTGCCAAATACTGCTATGGAATGACAATAACCATAAGCGCTTACAACATAGTAGCAGCGAGATGTGCAGCAGAGTATCTTCAGATGTCAGAGGAAGTTGAGAAAGGTAACTTGGTGTACAAGCTTGAAGTCTTCTTGAACACCTGCATCCTTAACGGATGGAGAGACTCCATAGTCACACTTCACACCACTAAGGCTTTTCCTCTCTGGTCTGAAGACCTTGCCATCACTAGTAGGTGCATTGAGGCAATAGCTTCAAAGGTCTTGTCTCATCCATCCAAAGTATCTCTCTCACACAGTCATTCTAGGCGTGTTAGGGATGATGACACGTGCTCTAACAGAGCAGCTGCTGCGAGCAGAGGATGGTGGGCTGAAGACATCGCAGAGTTGGGGATAGATCTTTACTGGAGGACAATGATTGCTATCAAATCCGGTGGCAAAGTACCCTCTAGTCTCATCGGTGATGCCCTTCGAGTTTACGCCTCTAAGTGGCTTCCTTCTCTGCAAAGAAACCGAAAACAAGTCGGCAAGAAAGAGGATTCTGACTCGGATTCGGAGACTGATGTTTCATCCAAGCACAGGTTGTTGTTGGAGTCCATTATAAGCTTGCTTCCTGCTGAGAAAGCCGCGGTTTCTTGCAGCTTCTTGCTTAAGCTCTTGAAAGCAGCTAACATCTTAAACGCATCATCATCTTCCAAAATGGAATTGGCAAGAAGGGTGGCTCTTCAGTTAGAAGAAGCAACGGTTAGTGATTTGTTGATACCTCCAACGTCCTACAAGTCTGAAATGTTATACGATGTGGACGTTGTGGCGACTATCTTGGAACAGTTTATGATCTTAGGGCAGACTAGTCCACCGACAAGTCCTTTGAGAGGTAAAAAGGGTATGATGGATAGAAGACAAAGATCTCGTTCGGCTGAGAATATTGATCTTGAGTTCCAAGAAAGTAGGAGGTCTTCCTCTGCCTCTCATAGCTCAAAGCTTAAAGTGGCTAAGCTTGTGGATGGATACCTCCAACAGATTGCTAGAGATGTGAGTCTACCGCTCTCGAAGTTTGTTAGTTTAGCTGAGAGTGTCCCTGAGTTTTCTAGGCTTGATCATGATGATCTCTACAGAGCCATTGACATATATCTCAAG GCTCACAAGAATCTGAATAAATCAGAAAGAAAAAGAATATGTAGAGTCTTGGACTGCAAGAAACTGTCGATGGAAGCGTGTATGCATGCTGCGCAGAACGAGATGCTTCCACTGAGAGTTGTGGTACAAGTCCTCTTCTATGAGCAGGCGAGAGCTGCTGCAGCTACCAACAAAGGTGAAGTTAAAATGACCGAGCTTCCAAGCAACATCAAAGCACTCCTTGCTGCACACAACATTGACCCTTCTAATCCAAGTGCAGCCGCTTTCAGCACAACCACAAGCATGGCAGGGCCGGAAGATCAGTGGAGCGTGTCTGGTCTCAAATCTCCCAAGTCAAAGCTCTCAGGGACACTGAGAAGCAAGCTAGCTGAAGATGAAGAGATAGACGAGAGGTTTATGAACCAAGGAGGAGGAAGAACTCCATCTCGGTTTAAGGCTTTCTGTGCAATCCCTGGCCGACCTAAGAAGATGTTCAGCAAGTTTTTGCCCATCAACAGAAACTCCAACGACAAAAACTGA
- the LOC106300298 gene encoding conserved oligomeric Golgi complex subunit 5-like isoform X2, whose translation MMALPPPSLQRLSTFKNPPPSSQPSSSSSPLDSFANDPTLAPFLSPSFSSSSFSSAALASGSPASTAERLHQAIRLLDSQLRSDVVSRHPELLSQLSSLSHAEISLSSLRSSVSSLQSSIRRIRSDLSDPVRSIRSKSVQLSNLHSAAELLSHSVRALRLSKKLRDLTDGSDPEKIDLTKSAQLHFEILAMCKEYDLFGIDVVDEEIEFVKEIGERLRSEAMKVLERGVEGLNQAEVGTGLQVFYNLGELKGTVDQLVNKYRGVAVKSVSVAMDMKAVSSGFGPGGIRSSGALHIGGGGKVREALWQRMGSCMDQLYSLVVAVWHLQRVLSKKRDPFTHVLLLDEVIKEGDSMLTDRVWDALVKAFTSQMKSAFTASSFVKEIFTMGYPKLVSMIENLLERISRDTDVKGVLPAVDSERKEQMVSCIAIFQTAFLSLCFGRLSDLVNSIFPMSSRGNLPSKEQISQVLSHIQDEIEAVHPDGRLTLLVLREIGKALSNLAQRAECQISTGPETRQITGPATSTQIRNFTLSQHLQGIHTYISSMVADLPSIAADVLSPHLGAIYAAACEPVTPLFKAMRDQLESCILQIHDQNFGVDDAAALDNNSSPYMEELQRSILHFRKEFLSRLLPSAATANAAGTESICTRLARQMASRVLIFYIRHASLVRPLSEWGKLRMARDMAELELAVGQNLFPVEQLGAPYRALRAFRPLVFLETSEMGSSPLIQDLPPSIVLHHLYTRGPDELESPMQKNRLSPKQYSLWLDSQKEDQIWKGVKATLDDYAVKIRSRGEKEFSPVYPLMLQIGSSLTQDNV comes from the exons ATGATGGCACTCCCTCCTCCTTCTCTACAGCGTCTCTCCACCTTCAAAAACCCTCCCCCTTCTTCACAACCATCCTCCTCCTCCTCACCTCTAGACTCCTTCGCCAACGACCCCACCCTCGCCCCATTCCTCTCCCCTTCCTTCTCCTCCTCCTCCTTCTCCTCCGCCGCCCTCGCCTCCGGATCCCCCGCCTCCACCGCCGAGCGTCTCCACCAAGCCATCCGCCTCCTCGACTCCCAGCTCCGCAGCGACGTCGTCTCCCGCCACCCCGAGCTCCTCTCCCAGCTCTCCTCCCTCTCCCACGCCGAGATCTCCCTCTCCTCCCTCCGCTCCTCCGTCTCCTCCCTCCAATCCTCCATCCGCCGCATCCGATCCGATCTCTCCGACCCCGTGCGATCCATCCGATCCAAATCCGTCCAGCTCTCGAACCTCCACTCCGCCGCCGAGCTCCTCTCTCACTCCGTCCGCGCCCTGCGCCTCTCCAAGAAGCTCCGCGATCTAACCGACGGATCGGATCCGGAGAAGATCGATCTCACGAAATCCGCGCAGCTCCATTTCGAGATCCTGGCGATGTGTAAGGAGTACGATCTCTTCGGGATCGACGTCGTCGACGAGGAGATCGAGTTCGTCAAGGAGATCGGGGAGAGGCTGAGGTCCGAGGCGATGAAGGTGTTGGAGAGAGGTGTGGAAGGGCTTAATCAAGCTGAGGTTGGGACTGGGTTGCAGGTTTTCTATAACCTTGGGGAGCTGAAGGGAACAGTGGATCAGTTGGTTAACAAGTACAGGGGCGTGGCTGTGAAGAGTGTGAGCGTTGCGATGGATATGAAGGCGGTTTCGTCTGGGTTTGGGCCTGGTGGGATTAGGTCTAGCGGAGCGCTGCACATTGGTGGCGGAGGTAAGGTTAGGGAGGCGTTGTGGCAGAGGATGGGGAGCTGTATGGATCAGTTGTATTCGCTTGTGGTTGCTGTGTGGCACTTGCAGCGTGTTTTGTCTAAGAAGAGGGATCCGTTTACTCATGTCCTTCTTCTTGACGAAGTCATCAAG GAAGGTGATTCCATGTTAACAGACAGAGTCTGGGATGCACTTGTGAAGGCGTTTACTAGCCAAATGAAGTCTGCATTCACAGCTTCGAGCTTCGTTAAAGAGATATTCACCATGGGATATCCGAAGCTTGTGTCCATGATAGAAAATCTTCTCGAAAGGATCTCTCGTGACACCGATGTGAAAGGAGTGTTACCTGCGGTTGATTCAGAAAGGAAAGAACAAATGGTTTCGTGCATTGCAATATTCCAGACTGCGTTCTTATCCCTATGCTTCGGACGGTTGTCAGATCTCGTGAACTCTATATTCCCTATGTCGAGCCGGGGGAACTTGCCTTCCAAAGAACAGATCTCGCAGGTGTTATCACACATTCAAGACGAGATTGAGGCTGTTCATCCAGATGGTCGTTTGACTCTTTTGGTTTTGCGTGAGATAGGCAAGGCCCTTAGTAACCTAGCTCAACGAGCTGAGTGTCAGATTTCTACAGGTCCTGAGACGCGCCAGATCACAGGTCCTGCAACTTCAACACAGATCAGGAACTTCACATTATCTCAGCATTTGCAAGGAATCCACACGTATATCTCATCCATGGTAGCTGACCTTCCCAGTATCGCCGCTGATGTATTGTCTCCTCATCTGGGCGCGATATACGCCGCGGCATGCGAGCCAGTGACGCCTTTGTTTAAAGCAATGCGAGACCAGCTCGAGTCATGCATACTTCAAATTCATGACCAAAACTTTGGCGTTGATGATGCTGCTGCCTTGGACAACAACTCTTCCCCGTACATGGAAGAGTTGCAGAGATCGATCCTCCACTTCCGCAAGGAGTTCCTATCTAGACTCTTGCCTTCCGCAGCAACGGCTAACGCTGCAGGGACGGAATCGATCTGCACTAGACTTGCAAGACAAATGGCTTCAAGGGTTTTGATCTTCTACATCAGGCATGCTTCCCTCGTGAGGCCACTATCAGAATGGGGAAAGCTCAGGATGGCTAGAGACATGGCCGAGCTGGAGCTCGCGGTGGGGCAGAATCTGTTCCCAGTGGAGCAACTCGGTGCACCGTACAGAGCTCTTAGAGCATTTAGGCCATTGGTTTTCTTGGAAACATCTGAAATGGGATCGTCTCCTCTCATCCAGGATCTACCGCCGAGCATCGTCCTGCATCATCTCTACACGAGAGGCCCGGACGAGCTGGAGTCACCGATGCAGAAGAACAGGCTGAGTCCGAAGCAGTACTCACTGTGGCTTGATAGCCAAAAGGAGGATCAGATCTGGAAAGGAGTTAAAGCGACATTGGATGATTATGCAGTGAAGATCAGGTCGAGAGGAGAGAAAGAGTTCAGTCCTGTTTATCCTCTAATGCTTCAAATTGGATCATCTTTGACACAAGATAACGTATAA
- the LOC106297064 gene encoding uncharacterized protein LOC106297064 isoform X2 codes for MSNSEKLTNTFWVASASTPTLIIDKEKMEKVHQMVKDERIMKIEIPGDGSSTPEVCSGGLTRQTSITKTNCLCSPTTHPGSFRCRMHRSLSLQRTKSIEAAALQDAPAKPSDSLRATK; via the exons ATGAGTAATTCGGAAAAGCTCACTAACACATTCTGGGTTGCTTCAGCTTCAACACCGACTTTGATCATCGACAAAGAG AAAATGGAGAAGGTTCACCAAATGGTAAAGGACGAAAGGATCATGAAGATTGAGATTCCTGGCGATGGCAGTTCCACGCCCGAAGTGTGCTCGGGTGGGCTGACTCGTCAAACGAGCATCACCAAGACAAACTGCCTTTGCTCACCAACCACTCATCCCGGTTCTTTTCGATGTCGAATGCACCGGTCTCTTTCGCTACAACGTACCAAGAGTATTGAGGCTGCGGCTCTACAGGACGCTCCGGCTAAGCCATCAGATTCCCTTAGAGCCACTAAGTAG
- the LOC106300299 gene encoding uncharacterized protein LOC106300299, giving the protein MENKTNNGSEDGPKHSQVVKIKREFEKISQPSLKQPEMRRVLSEITRRQRSRSPLGLGERSISVGH; this is encoded by the coding sequence ATGGAGAACAAGACCAATAATGGAAGCGAGGATGGTCCAAAACATAGCCAAGTGGTGAAGATAAAGAGAGAGTTTGAGAAGATAAGCCAGCCATCGCTGAAGCAACCGGAGATGAGAAGGGTCCTCTCCGAGATCACCAGGCGTCAACGTTCACGTTCACCTCTAGGCTTAGGAGAGAGATCTATTTCCGTTGGACACTGA
- the LOC106297064 gene encoding uncharacterized protein LOC106297064 isoform X3, whose amino-acid sequence MEKVHQMVKDERIMKIEIPGDGSSTPEVCSGGLTRQTSITKTNCLCSPTTHPGSFRCRMHRSLSLQRTKSIEAAALQDAPAKPSDSLRATK is encoded by the coding sequence ATGGAGAAGGTTCACCAAATGGTAAAGGACGAAAGGATCATGAAGATTGAGATTCCTGGCGATGGCAGTTCCACGCCCGAAGTGTGCTCGGGTGGGCTGACTCGTCAAACGAGCATCACCAAGACAAACTGCCTTTGCTCACCAACCACTCATCCCGGTTCTTTTCGATGTCGAATGCACCGGTCTCTTTCGCTACAACGTACCAAGAGTATTGAGGCTGCGGCTCTACAGGACGCTCCGGCTAAGCCATCAGATTCCCTTAGAGCCACTAAGTAG